Proteins co-encoded in one Planctomycetia bacterium genomic window:
- a CDS encoding response regulator: protein MNRNILAVEDDADALANVRDILELDGFQVCGASTLREAAEGRQWSDFAVILLDRRLPDGLAEDVLPTIREQAPGAAIIIITGNADLAGTIVALRAGATDYLLKPVNPDLLRAAVSVRCKRHMPILAVCMRKCATTRHRSSSIARIGISARFGDKPGETSRRERCKANRPSWSSRSPAWI, encoded by the coding sequence ATGAATCGAAACATACTCGCCGTCGAAGACGACGCAGACGCGCTCGCTAACGTGCGGGACATTCTCGAATTGGACGGGTTCCAAGTCTGCGGCGCCTCCACGCTGCGCGAGGCCGCTGAGGGGCGCCAGTGGTCGGACTTCGCGGTCATACTTTTAGATCGACGTCTGCCCGACGGTTTGGCCGAAGATGTATTGCCGACGATTCGCGAGCAAGCCCCTGGCGCCGCGATCATCATCATTACGGGCAACGCCGATCTCGCCGGCACGATCGTCGCTCTGCGGGCCGGCGCAACCGACTACTTGTTGAAGCCCGTCAATCCGGACCTCCTTCGCGCTGCGGTATCGGTAAGGTGCAAAAGGCACATGCCGATCTTAGCCGTCTGCATGAGGAAGTGCGCAACTACGCGGCACCGATCGAGCTCGATTGCGAGAATTGGAATCTCGGCACGCTTTGGCGACAAGCCTGGAGAAACGTCACGGCGGGAGCGATGCAAGGCAAACCGCCCGAGCTGGTCGAGCAGATCGCCGGCGTGGATTTGA
- a CDS encoding ATP-binding protein, producing the protein MDLTCDCDGFRLDQVFRNLFENAVAACPAIARIEVVCSDDEFDGRPAIRIDVRDNGKGLTPAEAERVFAPFYTTKPKGTGLGLAIVARIIEAHGGTIAAHSRNNNGAEFSLILPRRRARSEFASAETIDRTSEPEKQLSTHSR; encoded by the coding sequence GTGGATTTGACTTGTGATTGCGACGGCTTTCGTCTGGATCAAGTCTTCCGGAACTTGTTCGAGAATGCCGTCGCGGCTTGTCCTGCGATAGCTCGGATCGAGGTCGTCTGCTCCGACGACGAGTTTGACGGTCGACCGGCGATTCGCATCGACGTACGCGACAACGGCAAGGGGCTGACACCGGCCGAAGCGGAGCGCGTCTTCGCTCCGTTCTACACGACAAAGCCGAAAGGAACCGGTCTAGGATTGGCGATCGTCGCGCGGATCATCGAAGCGCACGGCGGCACGATCGCGGCGCATAGCAGAAATAACAACGGTGCGGAGTTCTCGCTCATCTTGCCGCGTCGCCGAGCGCGGAGCGAATTCGCCTCGGCCGAAACGATAGACCGGACGTCTGAACCCGAAAAGCAACTCTCGACTCACTCACGCTAG